The proteins below are encoded in one region of Paenarthrobacter ilicis:
- a CDS encoding alpha-1,4-glucan--maltose-1-phosphate maltosyltransferase — translation MFVTTTSRPIAALKSKTKTDITDGLRFGRFPITAVQPVVEGGRFPAKALPGEDLVVGATVFREGHDQLGVSAVVLDPRGRERQRVRLAPAQGEEWKGLDRWEGLITPGGTGAWSFVIEAWHDRYGTWHHNSEVKIAAGVDVELMLAEGAALLEEAADDAGRAGADKRTLRAASLALADTTKTAEERLAAGFSPGVLAAVERLPIRELVTVSQRYPLQVERDLAGRAAWYEFFPRSEGAVLDHTTGVWTSGNFRTAAKRLDAVAEMGFDVIYMPPIHPIGVQHRKGRNNTLTPGPNDPGSPWAIGSKDGGHDAIHPELGTFEDFDAFVARANELGLEVALDLALQAAPDHPWVTSNPEWFTTRVDGSIAYAENPPKKYQDIYPLNFDNDPAGLSKEILRIVQLWISHGVKVFRVDNPHTKPVWFWEWLIGKINKKHPDVVFLAEAFTRPPMMHALGRAGFQQSYSYFTWRNTKTELEEYFHEISHVSPAYFRPNFFVNTPDILTEYLQFGGPAAFKIRAVLASTASPLWGVYAGFELFEHVARPGAEEYIDNEKFEIKARDWEGAAASGRTLAPYITRLNAIRKNHVALGDLQNLTLHHSTDDATVVYSKHKTLPDGTKDTLIIVVNVDPHNTRESTVSLDLAALQLDPADLNEDGRYRVDDLISGQSWEWGEHNYVRLDAHVEPAHILSIRRHP, via the coding sequence ATGTTTGTGACGACTACCTCGCGACCCATTGCCGCCCTGAAATCCAAGACGAAAACGGACATCACCGACGGACTTCGTTTCGGCCGGTTCCCCATCACGGCTGTCCAGCCCGTGGTTGAGGGAGGCCGGTTCCCGGCGAAGGCTTTGCCCGGGGAGGACCTGGTTGTTGGTGCCACGGTGTTCCGTGAAGGCCACGACCAGCTTGGTGTGTCCGCCGTGGTGCTGGACCCGCGTGGCCGTGAACGCCAGCGCGTTCGCCTGGCCCCCGCCCAAGGCGAGGAGTGGAAGGGCCTTGACCGCTGGGAGGGCCTCATCACCCCCGGTGGTACCGGTGCGTGGTCCTTCGTCATTGAAGCCTGGCACGATCGCTACGGCACCTGGCACCACAATTCCGAGGTAAAGATCGCTGCCGGCGTTGACGTGGAGTTGATGCTTGCCGAGGGCGCGGCCCTCCTGGAAGAGGCAGCCGACGACGCCGGTCGTGCCGGCGCTGACAAGCGCACCCTGCGTGCCGCTTCACTCGCGCTCGCCGACACCACCAAGACAGCCGAGGAACGCCTTGCTGCCGGCTTCAGCCCCGGGGTGCTGGCCGCCGTCGAACGCCTTCCCATCCGTGAACTGGTGACGGTTTCCCAGCGGTACCCACTGCAGGTTGAGCGAGACCTGGCCGGGCGGGCCGCCTGGTATGAGTTCTTCCCCCGTTCCGAAGGTGCGGTGCTTGACCACACCACAGGCGTGTGGACGTCCGGCAACTTCCGGACTGCCGCCAAGAGGCTGGACGCCGTGGCAGAGATGGGCTTTGACGTCATCTACATGCCGCCCATCCACCCCATCGGTGTCCAGCACCGCAAGGGCCGCAACAACACCCTGACTCCGGGGCCGAATGATCCGGGTTCGCCGTGGGCCATCGGGTCCAAGGACGGTGGCCACGACGCCATCCACCCGGAACTGGGTACTTTCGAGGACTTCGACGCCTTCGTGGCGCGCGCCAATGAGCTGGGACTCGAGGTGGCCCTGGACCTTGCGTTGCAGGCAGCTCCGGACCACCCCTGGGTTACGTCCAATCCCGAGTGGTTCACCACCCGCGTGGACGGTTCCATTGCCTACGCGGAGAATCCTCCGAAGAAGTACCAGGACATCTACCCCCTGAACTTCGACAACGACCCCGCCGGCCTTTCCAAGGAAATCCTGCGGATCGTCCAGCTGTGGATCAGCCACGGCGTGAAGGTCTTCCGGGTGGACAACCCGCACACCAAGCCGGTGTGGTTCTGGGAATGGCTGATCGGGAAGATCAACAAGAAACACCCCGACGTCGTTTTCCTCGCCGAGGCTTTCACCCGCCCGCCCATGATGCACGCACTGGGCCGCGCAGGGTTCCAGCAGTCGTACTCGTACTTCACCTGGCGGAATACCAAGACTGAACTGGAAGAGTACTTCCACGAGATCAGCCACGTCAGCCCGGCGTATTTCCGGCCCAACTTCTTTGTGAACACCCCGGATATCCTCACGGAGTACCTGCAGTTCGGCGGTCCGGCCGCGTTCAAGATCCGCGCAGTCCTGGCCTCGACGGCCAGCCCGCTGTGGGGCGTCTACGCCGGATTCGAACTGTTCGAGCACGTGGCCCGTCCGGGTGCCGAGGAGTACATCGACAACGAGAAGTTCGAGATCAAGGCCAGGGACTGGGAAGGCGCTGCGGCATCCGGAAGGACCCTGGCCCCGTATATCACCCGGCTCAACGCCATCCGTAAGAACCACGTGGCCTTGGGGGACCTGCAGAACCTCACCCTGCACCACAGCACGGATGACGCCACCGTTGTGTACTCCAAGCACAAGACGTTGCCGGACGGCACCAAGGACACCTTGATCATTGTGGTCAACGTGGATCCGCACAACACCCGCGAAAGCACGGTGTCCCTGGACCTTGCCGCCTTGCAGCTGGACCCCGCCGACCTCAATGAGGA